The sequence TCCGAGCCCTTCCACTTGATAACAGCCAACTGACCTTAAGATTTCATCGCCTAAGCGAGCGACATATGCGTCAATAAAGGCATCAGAAAGAGGGCGCACAGCCAATTCAGGCGTCACGACGGTAGACCAGATTTCCTGCCCTTGACGAAAGATAACACAAGCTGATGGCAGAGTGTGTAGCTTGGCCTGAATAAATCGCAATTGGTCCTTTGCCTCTTGCAAGGAAGCTGCCTTATCAAACCAACGTCCGTCACACTGCATCATCTGATCAGCCCCAATAATATAATCTTGTGGATAAATCTGTGTTACCACACG is a genomic window of Candidatus Paracaedibacter acanthamoebae containing:
- a CDS encoding Maf family protein, yielding MNKVIHTPTLILASQSSSRAKILKNADIFFKAVPSAVDEGEIKSRAKGKGWSIQETALELARAKARVVTQIYPQDYIIGADQMMQCDGRWFDKAASLQEAKDQLRFIQAKLHTLPSACVIFRQGQEIWSTVVTPELAVRPLSDAFIDAYVARLGDEILRSVGCYQVEGLGAQLFEEIKGDIFTIMGLPLLSLMAELRRLGILMS